A single window of Salvia splendens isolate huo1 chromosome 6, SspV2, whole genome shotgun sequence DNA harbors:
- the LOC121807796 gene encoding RNA-binding protein 25-like isoform X10, protein MATLVCPTKVQCLPVICSAGVPHYPSPYAQMLRPAFPSRPLVGVMPPLARPPVIGIRGPIVPPVVRPITPNATSAEDPQTTVYVGKISSTVENDFMLSLLQLCGPVKNWKRPQDPTGTLKGFGFCEFESAEGVLRALRLLNKLRVDGQELLLNVNQTTRKYLERYVDKKIEGSKAKESATDGSDKEEERESSIDTEKIVKSTEESLKPSSDEPKKDNSEMNKENPDAGSFGLVTDEDRDADRDASEKLTGMIEERLKNKPLPPPPPSPQTLIDGPGKSNSEQPSGSKDRESEDGVKNDTEDKNEDDKTAESKPSSEPDRAGTGSPDRSRRHDRIRDRDRDPRRERERELERYEREREHDRAKREKDRENRSREDERRYKAREKEWESREKEKEHWRKREREREKDRAYERKWEVMDQERDGDDGYGKKRKYKVSDEERKRRQREKEEDLADRVREEEEIAEAKLRAEEEQKKQLEAQKAESIPPANGFEKAILPNEIDTENQGKADQTVELKPSPETYEVTAEGILQNGTRDLSNSASDIRQNNNAPTKKLGFGLSGSGKRATVPSFFNEDEDEDAHKEKKMRPLVPIDYSTEEQEAIQSSMSEAPSSNMAAAAEFVKRISTVNPRELDGEKDKSRRSHERSGQRDRDRHEEENNSIREESRRDHFERERSNKTKTPENQKLLDAKQLIDTIPKTKDELFSYEINWAIYDQNVLHERMRPWVSKKITDFLGEEEVTLVDYIVSSTQEHVEAGEMLERLQTILDDEAEMFVLKMWRMLIFEIKKVETGLTPKPRA, encoded by the exons ATGGCTACCCTGGTATGCCCCACCAAGGTGCAATGCCTCCCG GTTATATGTTCAGCTG GGGTACCTCATTATCCTTCTCCTTATGCACAAATGCTTCGGCCAGCATTTCCTTCGCGTCCTTTGGTTGGTGTTATGCCACCATTGGCACGCCCTCCAGTTATTGGAATTCGTGGTCCAATTGTTCCTCCTGTTGTTAGACCCATTACACCAAATGCCACATCTGCAGAGGATCCACAGACGACTGTTTATGTTGGGAAGATATCATCAACCGTGGAAAATGATTTCATGCTGTCTCTCCTGCAG CTCTGTGGGCCTGTAAAGAATTGGAAACGCCCACAAGACCCCACCGGAACTTTAAAAGGTTTTGGATTTTGTGAATTTGAGTCTGCTGAAGGAGTTCTTCGGGCATTGCGACTACTTAATAAGCTAAGAGTTGATGGACAGGAGTTGTTG TTAAATGTTAATCAAACAACTCGGAAATATCTTGAGCGTTATGTAGACAAAAAGATCGAAGGTTCTAAGGCCAAGGAATCTGCAACTGATGGTTCtgacaaagaggaagaaagagagtCGAGCATTGATACTGAAAAAATTGTTAAGTCGACTGAAGAGTCTCTAAAGCCTTCATCAGATGAACCAAAAAAGGATAACAGTGAGATGAATAAGGAAAATCCTGATGCTGGCAGTTTTGGCCTTGTAACTGATGAAGACAGGGATGCAGATCGTGATGCTTCTGAGAAGCTCACAGGTATGATAGAGGAACGGCTTAAGAACAAACCACTTCCTCCTCCACCCCCATCCCCACAAACACTTATTGATGGACCTGGAAAGTCAAACTCGGAGCAACCTTCTGGGTCAAAGGATAGGGAATCAGAAGATGGGGTGAAAAACG ACACAGAAGACAAAAATGAGGATGATAAGACTGCTGAGAGCAAACCGTCTAGTGAACCTGATAGAGCTGGAACAGGTTCTCCCGATAGGAGCAGAAGACATGATAGGATCAGGGATCGAGACCGTGACCCAAGACGAGAAAGAGAAAGGGAACTTGAAAGATACGAGAGAGAGCGGGAGCATGACCGAGCAAAGAGGGAGAAAGATAGAGAAAATAGGAGTCGCGAAGATGAACGGAGGTATAAAGCGCGTGAAAAAGAGTGGGAGTCgagagaaaaagagaaggaGCATTGGCGGAAGAGAGAgcgagaaagagagaaagatagGGCTTATGAAAGGAAATGGGAAGTTATGGACCAAGAACGTGATGGTGATGATGGATATGGAAAGAAGAGGAAATACAAGGTAAGTGAtgaagagaggaaaagaagaCAGAGGGAGAAGGAAGAGGACCTGGCTGACAGAGtgagagaggaggaagaaattgcagAAGCTAAATTAAGAGCTGAAGAAGAACAGAAGAAACAGCTGGAGGCTCAGAAAGCAGAAAGTATTCCACCAGCTAATGGATTTGAGAAAGCTATCTTGCCAAATGAAATTGATACTGAAAACCAGGGTAAGGCTGATCAGACCGTTGAGCTCAAACCAAGTCCCGAGACTTATGAAG TTACAGCTGAAGGGATTCTGCAGAATGGCACCAGGGATTTATCTAATTCTGCTTCAGACATTCGGCAAAATAACAATGCGCCAACAAAAAAGTTGGGGTTCGGGCTTTCAGGGTCGGGAAAGCGAGCTACTGTACCTTCATTTTTTAACGAGGACGAGGATGAGGATGCACACAAGGAAAAGAAGATGAGACCTCTAGTCCCAATTGATTACTCAACTGAGGAACAGGAAGCTATTCAATCTTCCATGTCTGAAGCCCCATCATCTAATATGGCTGCCGCAGCAGAATTTGTGAAGCGTATTTCAACTGTTAATCCAAGAGAACTTGATGGAGAAAAAGACAAAAGTAGGCGTTCTCATGAGAGATCTGGCCAGCGTGACCGTGATAGACATGAGGAAGAGAACAATAGCATCCGTGAGGAGAGCAGAAGAGATCATTTTGAAAGAGAAAGATCAAATAAAACAAAGACCCCAGAAAACCAGAAGCTTCTGGATGCTAAGCAGTTGATTGACACTATCCCAAAGACCAAAGATGAGCTGTTCTCCTATGAGATCAACTGGGCGATCTATGATCAG AATGTGCTGCATGAAAGAATGAGACCATGGGTGTCAAAGAAGATAACAGACTTTTTGGGTGAGGAAGAGGTCACACTTGTGGACTATATTGTTTCTAGCACTCAGGAGCATGTAGAGGCAGGTGAGATGCTTGAGAGGCTCCAAACTATCTTGGATGATGAAGCTGAAATGTTTGTGCTCAAGATGTGGAGAATGCTTATTTTTGAGATCAAGAAGGTAGAGACTGGCCTGACTCCAAAGCCCAGGGCCTGA
- the LOC121807796 gene encoding RNA-binding protein 25-like isoform X11 has translation MPLIQGVPHYPSPYAQMLRPAFPSRPLVGVMPPLARPPVIGIRGPIVPPVVRPITPNATSAEDPQTTVYVGKISSTVENDFMLSLLQLCGPVKNWKRPQDPTGTLKGFGFCEFESAEGVLRALRLLNKLRVDGQELLLNVNQTTRKYLERYVDKKIEGSKAKESATDGSDKEEERESSIDTEKIVKSTEESLKPSSDEPKKDNSEMNKENPDAGSFGLVTDEDRDADRDASEKLTGMIEERLKNKPLPPPPPSPQTLIDGPGKSNSEQPSGSKDRESEDGVKNDTEDKNEDDKTAESKPSSEPDRAGTGSPDRSRRHDRIRDRDRDPRRERERELERYEREREHDRAKREKDRENRSREDERRYKAREKEWESREKEKEHWRKREREREKDRAYERKWEVMDQERDGDDGYGKKRKYKVSDEERKRRQREKEEDLADRVREEEEIAEAKLRAEEEQKKQLEAQKAESIPPANGFEKAILPNEIDTENQGKADQTVELKPSPETYEVTAEGILQNGTRDLSNSASDIRQNNNAPTKKLGFGLSGSGKRATVPSFFNEDEDEDAHKEKKMRPLVPIDYSTEEQEAIQSSMSEAPSSNMAAAAEFVKRISTVNPRELDGEKDKSRRSHERSGQRDRDRHEEENNSIREESRRDHFERERSNKTKTPENQKLLDAKQLIDTIPKTKDELFSYEINWAIYDQNVLHERMRPWVSKKITDFLGEEEVTLVDYIVSSTQEHVEAGEMLERLQTILDDEAEMFVLKMWRMLIFEIKKVETGLTPKPRA, from the exons ATGCCTCTCATTCAAG GGGTACCTCATTATCCTTCTCCTTATGCACAAATGCTTCGGCCAGCATTTCCTTCGCGTCCTTTGGTTGGTGTTATGCCACCATTGGCACGCCCTCCAGTTATTGGAATTCGTGGTCCAATTGTTCCTCCTGTTGTTAGACCCATTACACCAAATGCCACATCTGCAGAGGATCCACAGACGACTGTTTATGTTGGGAAGATATCATCAACCGTGGAAAATGATTTCATGCTGTCTCTCCTGCAG CTCTGTGGGCCTGTAAAGAATTGGAAACGCCCACAAGACCCCACCGGAACTTTAAAAGGTTTTGGATTTTGTGAATTTGAGTCTGCTGAAGGAGTTCTTCGGGCATTGCGACTACTTAATAAGCTAAGAGTTGATGGACAGGAGTTGTTG TTAAATGTTAATCAAACAACTCGGAAATATCTTGAGCGTTATGTAGACAAAAAGATCGAAGGTTCTAAGGCCAAGGAATCTGCAACTGATGGTTCtgacaaagaggaagaaagagagtCGAGCATTGATACTGAAAAAATTGTTAAGTCGACTGAAGAGTCTCTAAAGCCTTCATCAGATGAACCAAAAAAGGATAACAGTGAGATGAATAAGGAAAATCCTGATGCTGGCAGTTTTGGCCTTGTAACTGATGAAGACAGGGATGCAGATCGTGATGCTTCTGAGAAGCTCACAGGTATGATAGAGGAACGGCTTAAGAACAAACCACTTCCTCCTCCACCCCCATCCCCACAAACACTTATTGATGGACCTGGAAAGTCAAACTCGGAGCAACCTTCTGGGTCAAAGGATAGGGAATCAGAAGATGGGGTGAAAAACG ACACAGAAGACAAAAATGAGGATGATAAGACTGCTGAGAGCAAACCGTCTAGTGAACCTGATAGAGCTGGAACAGGTTCTCCCGATAGGAGCAGAAGACATGATAGGATCAGGGATCGAGACCGTGACCCAAGACGAGAAAGAGAAAGGGAACTTGAAAGATACGAGAGAGAGCGGGAGCATGACCGAGCAAAGAGGGAGAAAGATAGAGAAAATAGGAGTCGCGAAGATGAACGGAGGTATAAAGCGCGTGAAAAAGAGTGGGAGTCgagagaaaaagagaaggaGCATTGGCGGAAGAGAGAgcgagaaagagagaaagatagGGCTTATGAAAGGAAATGGGAAGTTATGGACCAAGAACGTGATGGTGATGATGGATATGGAAAGAAGAGGAAATACAAGGTAAGTGAtgaagagaggaaaagaagaCAGAGGGAGAAGGAAGAGGACCTGGCTGACAGAGtgagagaggaggaagaaattgcagAAGCTAAATTAAGAGCTGAAGAAGAACAGAAGAAACAGCTGGAGGCTCAGAAAGCAGAAAGTATTCCACCAGCTAATGGATTTGAGAAAGCTATCTTGCCAAATGAAATTGATACTGAAAACCAGGGTAAGGCTGATCAGACCGTTGAGCTCAAACCAAGTCCCGAGACTTATGAAG TTACAGCTGAAGGGATTCTGCAGAATGGCACCAGGGATTTATCTAATTCTGCTTCAGACATTCGGCAAAATAACAATGCGCCAACAAAAAAGTTGGGGTTCGGGCTTTCAGGGTCGGGAAAGCGAGCTACTGTACCTTCATTTTTTAACGAGGACGAGGATGAGGATGCACACAAGGAAAAGAAGATGAGACCTCTAGTCCCAATTGATTACTCAACTGAGGAACAGGAAGCTATTCAATCTTCCATGTCTGAAGCCCCATCATCTAATATGGCTGCCGCAGCAGAATTTGTGAAGCGTATTTCAACTGTTAATCCAAGAGAACTTGATGGAGAAAAAGACAAAAGTAGGCGTTCTCATGAGAGATCTGGCCAGCGTGACCGTGATAGACATGAGGAAGAGAACAATAGCATCCGTGAGGAGAGCAGAAGAGATCATTTTGAAAGAGAAAGATCAAATAAAACAAAGACCCCAGAAAACCAGAAGCTTCTGGATGCTAAGCAGTTGATTGACACTATCCCAAAGACCAAAGATGAGCTGTTCTCCTATGAGATCAACTGGGCGATCTATGATCAG AATGTGCTGCATGAAAGAATGAGACCATGGGTGTCAAAGAAGATAACAGACTTTTTGGGTGAGGAAGAGGTCACACTTGTGGACTATATTGTTTCTAGCACTCAGGAGCATGTAGAGGCAGGTGAGATGCTTGAGAGGCTCCAAACTATCTTGGATGATGAAGCTGAAATGTTTGTGCTCAAGATGTGGAGAATGCTTATTTTTGAGATCAAGAAGGTAGAGACTGGCCTGACTCCAAAGCCCAGGGCCTGA
- the LOC121807796 gene encoding RNA-binding protein 25-like isoform X8: MPCSCISCFMNPNVIFLMFLQVICSAGECCHACAAISYCFDIFGVPHYPSPYAQMLRPAFPSRPLVGVMPPLARPPVIGIRGPIVPPVVRPITPNATSAEDPQTTVYVGKISSTVENDFMLSLLQLCGPVKNWKRPQDPTGTLKGFGFCEFESAEGVLRALRLLNKLRVDGQELLLNVNQTTRKYLERYVDKKIEGSKAKESATDGSDKEEERESSIDTEKIVKSTEESLKPSSDEPKKDNSEMNKENPDAGSFGLVTDEDRDADRDASEKLTGMIEERLKNKPLPPPPPSPQTLIDGPGKSNSEQPSGSKDRESEDGVKNDTEDKNEDDKTAESKPSSEPDRAGTGSPDRSRRHDRIRDRDRDPRRERERELERYEREREHDRAKREKDRENRSREDERRYKAREKEWESREKEKEHWRKREREREKDRAYERKWEVMDQERDGDDGYGKKRKYKVSDEERKRRQREKEEDLADRVREEEEIAEAKLRAEEEQKKQLEAQKAESIPPANGFEKAILPNEIDTENQGKADQTVELKPSPETYEVTAEGILQNGTRDLSNSASDIRQNNNAPTKKLGFGLSGSGKRATVPSFFNEDEDEDAHKEKKMRPLVPIDYSTEEQEAIQSSMSEAPSSNMAAAAEFVKRISTVNPRELDGEKDKSRRSHERSGQRDRDRHEEENNSIREESRRDHFERERSNKTKTPENQKLLDAKQLIDTIPKTKDELFSYEINWAIYDQNVLHERMRPWVSKKITDFLGEEEVTLVDYIVSSTQEHVEAGEMLERLQTILDDEAEMFVLKMWRMLIFEIKKVETGLTPKPRA, encoded by the exons ATGCCCTGTTCATGCATTTCCTGTTTCATGAATCCCAATGTTATTTTCTTGATGTTCCTTCAGGTTATATGTTCAGCTGGTGAGTGTTGTCATGCCTGTGCTGCAATCTCTTATTGCTTTGATATTTTTG GGGTACCTCATTATCCTTCTCCTTATGCACAAATGCTTCGGCCAGCATTTCCTTCGCGTCCTTTGGTTGGTGTTATGCCACCATTGGCACGCCCTCCAGTTATTGGAATTCGTGGTCCAATTGTTCCTCCTGTTGTTAGACCCATTACACCAAATGCCACATCTGCAGAGGATCCACAGACGACTGTTTATGTTGGGAAGATATCATCAACCGTGGAAAATGATTTCATGCTGTCTCTCCTGCAG CTCTGTGGGCCTGTAAAGAATTGGAAACGCCCACAAGACCCCACCGGAACTTTAAAAGGTTTTGGATTTTGTGAATTTGAGTCTGCTGAAGGAGTTCTTCGGGCATTGCGACTACTTAATAAGCTAAGAGTTGATGGACAGGAGTTGTTG TTAAATGTTAATCAAACAACTCGGAAATATCTTGAGCGTTATGTAGACAAAAAGATCGAAGGTTCTAAGGCCAAGGAATCTGCAACTGATGGTTCtgacaaagaggaagaaagagagtCGAGCATTGATACTGAAAAAATTGTTAAGTCGACTGAAGAGTCTCTAAAGCCTTCATCAGATGAACCAAAAAAGGATAACAGTGAGATGAATAAGGAAAATCCTGATGCTGGCAGTTTTGGCCTTGTAACTGATGAAGACAGGGATGCAGATCGTGATGCTTCTGAGAAGCTCACAGGTATGATAGAGGAACGGCTTAAGAACAAACCACTTCCTCCTCCACCCCCATCCCCACAAACACTTATTGATGGACCTGGAAAGTCAAACTCGGAGCAACCTTCTGGGTCAAAGGATAGGGAATCAGAAGATGGGGTGAAAAACG ACACAGAAGACAAAAATGAGGATGATAAGACTGCTGAGAGCAAACCGTCTAGTGAACCTGATAGAGCTGGAACAGGTTCTCCCGATAGGAGCAGAAGACATGATAGGATCAGGGATCGAGACCGTGACCCAAGACGAGAAAGAGAAAGGGAACTTGAAAGATACGAGAGAGAGCGGGAGCATGACCGAGCAAAGAGGGAGAAAGATAGAGAAAATAGGAGTCGCGAAGATGAACGGAGGTATAAAGCGCGTGAAAAAGAGTGGGAGTCgagagaaaaagagaaggaGCATTGGCGGAAGAGAGAgcgagaaagagagaaagatagGGCTTATGAAAGGAAATGGGAAGTTATGGACCAAGAACGTGATGGTGATGATGGATATGGAAAGAAGAGGAAATACAAGGTAAGTGAtgaagagaggaaaagaagaCAGAGGGAGAAGGAAGAGGACCTGGCTGACAGAGtgagagaggaggaagaaattgcagAAGCTAAATTAAGAGCTGAAGAAGAACAGAAGAAACAGCTGGAGGCTCAGAAAGCAGAAAGTATTCCACCAGCTAATGGATTTGAGAAAGCTATCTTGCCAAATGAAATTGATACTGAAAACCAGGGTAAGGCTGATCAGACCGTTGAGCTCAAACCAAGTCCCGAGACTTATGAAG TTACAGCTGAAGGGATTCTGCAGAATGGCACCAGGGATTTATCTAATTCTGCTTCAGACATTCGGCAAAATAACAATGCGCCAACAAAAAAGTTGGGGTTCGGGCTTTCAGGGTCGGGAAAGCGAGCTACTGTACCTTCATTTTTTAACGAGGACGAGGATGAGGATGCACACAAGGAAAAGAAGATGAGACCTCTAGTCCCAATTGATTACTCAACTGAGGAACAGGAAGCTATTCAATCTTCCATGTCTGAAGCCCCATCATCTAATATGGCTGCCGCAGCAGAATTTGTGAAGCGTATTTCAACTGTTAATCCAAGAGAACTTGATGGAGAAAAAGACAAAAGTAGGCGTTCTCATGAGAGATCTGGCCAGCGTGACCGTGATAGACATGAGGAAGAGAACAATAGCATCCGTGAGGAGAGCAGAAGAGATCATTTTGAAAGAGAAAGATCAAATAAAACAAAGACCCCAGAAAACCAGAAGCTTCTGGATGCTAAGCAGTTGATTGACACTATCCCAAAGACCAAAGATGAGCTGTTCTCCTATGAGATCAACTGGGCGATCTATGATCAG AATGTGCTGCATGAAAGAATGAGACCATGGGTGTCAAAGAAGATAACAGACTTTTTGGGTGAGGAAGAGGTCACACTTGTGGACTATATTGTTTCTAGCACTCAGGAGCATGTAGAGGCAGGTGAGATGCTTGAGAGGCTCCAAACTATCTTGGATGATGAAGCTGAAATGTTTGTGCTCAAGATGTGGAGAATGCTTATTTTTGAGATCAAGAAGGTAGAGACTGGCCTGACTCCAAAGCCCAGGGCCTGA
- the LOC121807796 gene encoding RNA-binding protein 25-like isoform X12, translated as MLRPAFPSRPLVGVMPPLARPPVIGIRGPIVPPVVRPITPNATSAEDPQTTVYVGKISSTVENDFMLSLLQLCGPVKNWKRPQDPTGTLKGFGFCEFESAEGVLRALRLLNKLRVDGQELLLNVNQTTRKYLERYVDKKIEGSKAKESATDGSDKEEERESSIDTEKIVKSTEESLKPSSDEPKKDNSEMNKENPDAGSFGLVTDEDRDADRDASEKLTGMIEERLKNKPLPPPPPSPQTLIDGPGKSNSEQPSGSKDRESEDGVKNDTEDKNEDDKTAESKPSSEPDRAGTGSPDRSRRHDRIRDRDRDPRRERERELERYEREREHDRAKREKDRENRSREDERRYKAREKEWESREKEKEHWRKREREREKDRAYERKWEVMDQERDGDDGYGKKRKYKVSDEERKRRQREKEEDLADRVREEEEIAEAKLRAEEEQKKQLEAQKAESIPPANGFEKAILPNEIDTENQGKADQTVELKPSPETYEVTAEGILQNGTRDLSNSASDIRQNNNAPTKKLGFGLSGSGKRATVPSFFNEDEDEDAHKEKKMRPLVPIDYSTEEQEAIQSSMSEAPSSNMAAAAEFVKRISTVNPRELDGEKDKSRRSHERSGQRDRDRHEEENNSIREESRRDHFERERSNKTKTPENQKLLDAKQLIDTIPKTKDELFSYEINWAIYDQNVLHERMRPWVSKKITDFLGEEEVTLVDYIVSSTQEHVEAGEMLERLQTILDDEAEMFVLKMWRMLIFEIKKVETGLTPKPRA; from the exons ATGCTTCGGCCAGCATTTCCTTCGCGTCCTTTGGTTGGTGTTATGCCACCATTGGCACGCCCTCCAGTTATTGGAATTCGTGGTCCAATTGTTCCTCCTGTTGTTAGACCCATTACACCAAATGCCACATCTGCAGAGGATCCACAGACGACTGTTTATGTTGGGAAGATATCATCAACCGTGGAAAATGATTTCATGCTGTCTCTCCTGCAG CTCTGTGGGCCTGTAAAGAATTGGAAACGCCCACAAGACCCCACCGGAACTTTAAAAGGTTTTGGATTTTGTGAATTTGAGTCTGCTGAAGGAGTTCTTCGGGCATTGCGACTACTTAATAAGCTAAGAGTTGATGGACAGGAGTTGTTG TTAAATGTTAATCAAACAACTCGGAAATATCTTGAGCGTTATGTAGACAAAAAGATCGAAGGTTCTAAGGCCAAGGAATCTGCAACTGATGGTTCtgacaaagaggaagaaagagagtCGAGCATTGATACTGAAAAAATTGTTAAGTCGACTGAAGAGTCTCTAAAGCCTTCATCAGATGAACCAAAAAAGGATAACAGTGAGATGAATAAGGAAAATCCTGATGCTGGCAGTTTTGGCCTTGTAACTGATGAAGACAGGGATGCAGATCGTGATGCTTCTGAGAAGCTCACAGGTATGATAGAGGAACGGCTTAAGAACAAACCACTTCCTCCTCCACCCCCATCCCCACAAACACTTATTGATGGACCTGGAAAGTCAAACTCGGAGCAACCTTCTGGGTCAAAGGATAGGGAATCAGAAGATGGGGTGAAAAACG ACACAGAAGACAAAAATGAGGATGATAAGACTGCTGAGAGCAAACCGTCTAGTGAACCTGATAGAGCTGGAACAGGTTCTCCCGATAGGAGCAGAAGACATGATAGGATCAGGGATCGAGACCGTGACCCAAGACGAGAAAGAGAAAGGGAACTTGAAAGATACGAGAGAGAGCGGGAGCATGACCGAGCAAAGAGGGAGAAAGATAGAGAAAATAGGAGTCGCGAAGATGAACGGAGGTATAAAGCGCGTGAAAAAGAGTGGGAGTCgagagaaaaagagaaggaGCATTGGCGGAAGAGAGAgcgagaaagagagaaagatagGGCTTATGAAAGGAAATGGGAAGTTATGGACCAAGAACGTGATGGTGATGATGGATATGGAAAGAAGAGGAAATACAAGGTAAGTGAtgaagagaggaaaagaagaCAGAGGGAGAAGGAAGAGGACCTGGCTGACAGAGtgagagaggaggaagaaattgcagAAGCTAAATTAAGAGCTGAAGAAGAACAGAAGAAACAGCTGGAGGCTCAGAAAGCAGAAAGTATTCCACCAGCTAATGGATTTGAGAAAGCTATCTTGCCAAATGAAATTGATACTGAAAACCAGGGTAAGGCTGATCAGACCGTTGAGCTCAAACCAAGTCCCGAGACTTATGAAG TTACAGCTGAAGGGATTCTGCAGAATGGCACCAGGGATTTATCTAATTCTGCTTCAGACATTCGGCAAAATAACAATGCGCCAACAAAAAAGTTGGGGTTCGGGCTTTCAGGGTCGGGAAAGCGAGCTACTGTACCTTCATTTTTTAACGAGGACGAGGATGAGGATGCACACAAGGAAAAGAAGATGAGACCTCTAGTCCCAATTGATTACTCAACTGAGGAACAGGAAGCTATTCAATCTTCCATGTCTGAAGCCCCATCATCTAATATGGCTGCCGCAGCAGAATTTGTGAAGCGTATTTCAACTGTTAATCCAAGAGAACTTGATGGAGAAAAAGACAAAAGTAGGCGTTCTCATGAGAGATCTGGCCAGCGTGACCGTGATAGACATGAGGAAGAGAACAATAGCATCCGTGAGGAGAGCAGAAGAGATCATTTTGAAAGAGAAAGATCAAATAAAACAAAGACCCCAGAAAACCAGAAGCTTCTGGATGCTAAGCAGTTGATTGACACTATCCCAAAGACCAAAGATGAGCTGTTCTCCTATGAGATCAACTGGGCGATCTATGATCAG AATGTGCTGCATGAAAGAATGAGACCATGGGTGTCAAAGAAGATAACAGACTTTTTGGGTGAGGAAGAGGTCACACTTGTGGACTATATTGTTTCTAGCACTCAGGAGCATGTAGAGGCAGGTGAGATGCTTGAGAGGCTCCAAACTATCTTGGATGATGAAGCTGAAATGTTTGTGCTCAAGATGTGGAGAATGCTTATTTTTGAGATCAAGAAGGTAGAGACTGGCCTGACTCCAAAGCCCAGGGCCTGA